One Bacillus amyloliquefaciens DSM 7 = ATCC 23350 DNA window includes the following coding sequences:
- the budA gene encoding acetolactate decarboxylase, which translates to MKNASDIQVMGRGDKGSPEDQVYQVSTMTSLLDGVYDGDFDMADIPKFGDFGIGTFNKLDGELIGFDGQFYRLRGDGTATPVKSGDLSPFCSFTFFTPDMTHTIDGEMTREEFEQEIASLLPSKNLFYAIRLDGVFKKVQTRTVERQEKPYVPMIEAVKTQPVFNFDDIQGTIAGFWTPGYANGIAVSGYHLHFIDEGRNSGGHVFDYVINDCKVTISQKMNMNLKLPNTADFFNANLDNPNFAKDIETTEGSPE; encoded by the coding sequence ATGAAAAACGCAAGTGACATCCAAGTGATGGGCCGCGGAGACAAAGGCTCACCTGAGGATCAGGTTTATCAAGTATCAACTATGACATCTCTGCTGGATGGAGTATATGACGGAGATTTTGATATGGCTGATATTCCGAAGTTCGGTGATTTCGGAATCGGCACTTTCAACAAACTGGACGGCGAATTAATCGGTTTTGACGGACAATTTTACCGCCTGCGCGGCGACGGAACGGCTACGCCTGTTAAAAGCGGAGACCTGTCACCATTCTGCTCCTTCACATTTTTCACACCGGATATGACGCATACGATCGACGGCGAAATGACCCGTGAAGAATTCGAGCAGGAAATCGCCAGCCTTCTGCCTAGTAAAAACTTATTTTATGCGATCCGTTTAGACGGCGTATTTAAAAAGGTGCAGACCAGAACGGTAGAGCGTCAGGAGAAGCCGTACGTTCCGATGATCGAAGCGGTGAAAACACAGCCTGTGTTCAACTTTGACGACATTCAGGGAACGATCGCCGGCTTCTGGACACCGGGTTACGCAAACGGCATCGCCGTTTCCGGATATCACCTGCACTTCATTGATGAAGGGCGCAATTCCGGCGGGCATGTGTTTGACTATGTCATTAATGATTGCAAAGTGACCATTTCTCAAAAAATGAACATGAACCTCAAGCTTCCGAATACGGCGGACTTTTTCAACGCAAATTTAGATAATCCTAATTTCGCGAAGGATATTGAAACAACCGAAGGAAGCCCTGAATAA
- a CDS encoding arsenic transporter → MTLISFFATIIFIFWRPGGINEAVPAALGAILVLLSGTVSFHDLGDIGSKVTGASITIISTMIMAIALESFGFFNWAAAKLLHRARGSGIRLFWLTNLLCFSMTLFLNNDGSVLITTPILLLVLQYLGLKRHQKTPYLISGVLIATAASTPIGVSNIVNLISLKMIGMDLYLYTNMMFIPGTLGLVFMAFLLFAVFYRRLPKQLPDIPVHFDSLEHKRYHPLQPPPDLTQNSRTNIMFCVLAFVLLVRISLFAASYIGISVSLVAVISSVILLGWRWFYLKISPADLLRKAPWHIFVFAFTMYIIIYGLHNIGLTALLVQYIEPYVSQSIAHAASIMGIATSVLSNLFNNHPALMISTLTLTEMSIDPLTVKIIYLANIIGSDIGSLLLPIGTLATLIWMHITRQHGEKVSWSEYIKTTIIVVPLTVVFTITVLFVWISWIYL, encoded by the coding sequence TTGACCCTGATTTCTTTCTTTGCGACTATTATTTTTATATTTTGGAGACCCGGGGGAATAAATGAAGCCGTTCCGGCAGCGCTGGGCGCCATTCTCGTATTGTTAAGCGGAACCGTTTCCTTTCATGATTTAGGAGATATAGGGTCAAAAGTCACCGGAGCATCCATAACCATTATCTCCACAATGATTATGGCGATCGCGCTGGAAAGCTTCGGTTTTTTCAATTGGGCGGCAGCCAAGCTGCTCCATCGCGCCAGAGGGTCAGGCATCCGGCTTTTTTGGTTAACCAACCTGCTTTGTTTTTCAATGACGCTCTTTCTGAATAATGACGGCAGCGTTTTAATTACCACCCCTATTTTACTATTGGTATTACAGTATCTCGGACTTAAAAGACATCAAAAAACGCCGTATTTAATAAGCGGTGTATTAATCGCAACGGCAGCAAGCACCCCGATCGGCGTCAGTAATATCGTCAATTTAATTTCTCTCAAAATGATAGGCATGGATCTTTATTTATACACCAATATGATGTTTATCCCCGGTACGCTGGGACTGGTGTTTATGGCCTTTCTGCTGTTTGCTGTTTTTTACCGCCGCTTGCCGAAGCAGCTCCCCGATATTCCGGTTCATTTTGATTCGCTGGAACACAAAAGATATCATCCGCTTCAGCCTCCGCCGGACCTGACCCAAAACAGCCGCACAAACATCATGTTTTGTGTTTTGGCATTTGTATTGTTAGTACGGATCAGTCTGTTTGCAGCTTCTTACATCGGGATATCCGTTTCGCTTGTGGCAGTCATCAGTTCAGTCATTCTGCTTGGCTGGAGATGGTTTTATTTAAAAATCAGTCCGGCAGACTTATTAAGAAAAGCGCCCTGGCATATCTTTGTTTTTGCCTTCACGATGTATATTATCATCTACGGCCTTCATAATATCGGACTGACCGCATTGCTTGTGCAGTATATTGAGCCTTATGTCTCACAAAGCATCGCCCACGCAGCATCTATTATGGGAATTGCTACATCCGTCCTCTCCAATTTGTTCAATAACCATCCTGCCTTAATGATCAGCACCTTGACATTAACTGAAATGTCAATCGACCCTTTAACCGTTAAAATCATTTATTTGGCTAATATTATCGGCAGTGATATCGGATCATTGCTTCTGCCGATCGGGACATTAGCCACACTTATCTGGATGCATATCACCAGACAGCACGGCGAAAAAGTCTCTTGGTCGGAATATATAAAAACGACTATTATCGTTGTCCCTCTCACCGTTGTGTTTACCATTACCGTTTTATTTGTTTGGATCAGTTGGATTTATCTTTAG
- the alsR gene encoding acetoin biosynthesis transcriptional regulator AlsR produces MELRHLQYFIAVAEELHFGKAALRLNMTQPPLSQQIKQLEKEVGVTLLKRTKRVVELSAAGESFLKHSRNAIEQIDKAIEMAQRTARGELGRLVVGFVGSATYEFLPPIIREFREKFPSVKLDLREISSFRQQEELLKGNIDIGILHPPLQHSALHMEKVQSSPCILALPKQHPLTAKQTIDIQDLKNQPIITLAKETWPTLYLEFVNFCEQAGFKPKIVQEATEYQMVIGLVSAGIGVTFVPSSAKKQFNLEVAYRDINQVQLTAEWVIAYRKDNQNPILKHFLEIMNKRQALLQADKENA; encoded by the coding sequence ATGGAGCTTCGCCATCTTCAATACTTTATTGCCGTTGCCGAAGAACTTCATTTCGGCAAAGCTGCGCTTCGGTTAAATATGACACAGCCTCCTCTCAGCCAGCAGATCAAACAGCTTGAGAAGGAAGTCGGCGTGACTTTATTAAAGCGCACGAAACGGGTTGTAGAGCTTTCAGCTGCCGGAGAAAGTTTTTTAAAACACAGCAGAAACGCGATCGAACAAATTGACAAAGCGATTGAAATGGCGCAGAGGACCGCACGGGGAGAGCTCGGCCGCCTTGTCGTCGGTTTTGTCGGCTCGGCCACATATGAATTTCTGCCGCCGATCATTCGGGAATTCCGTGAAAAGTTCCCTTCCGTCAAACTGGATCTGCGTGAAATTTCCTCTTTCAGACAGCAGGAAGAGCTTCTGAAGGGAAACATTGATATCGGCATCCTTCATCCGCCTTTACAGCATTCGGCTTTACATATGGAAAAGGTGCAGAGCAGTCCTTGCATTCTGGCTTTGCCGAAGCAGCACCCGCTTACCGCCAAACAGACAATCGATATTCAGGATTTAAAGAACCAACCGATTATCACACTTGCGAAAGAAACATGGCCGACTTTATACCTGGAATTTGTAAACTTTTGCGAGCAGGCGGGCTTCAAACCGAAAATCGTTCAGGAAGCGACGGAGTATCAAATGGTGATCGGGTTGGTAAGCGCCGGAATCGGTGTGACCTTCGTACCTTCTTCAGCTAAAAAGCAGTTTAATCTCGAAGTCGCCTATCGCGACATCAATCAGGTTCAGCTTACCGCCGAATGGGTCATCGCCTACCGAAAGGACAATCAAAACCCGATCCTGAAACATTTCTTGGAGATTATGAATAAACGCCAGGCTTTATTGCAGGCGGATAAGGAAAATGCATAA
- the alsS gene encoding acetolactate synthase AlsS: protein MAKATNELKTSGKNRGAELVVDCLVEQGVTHVFGIPGAKIDAVFDALKDKGPELVLCRHEQNAAFMAAAVGRLTGKPGVCLVTSGPGASNLATGLLTANTEGDPVVALAGNVIRADRLKRTHQSLDNAALFQPITKYSVEVQETGNIPEAVTNAFRAASAGQAGAAFVSFPQDVVNEITTVKNVRSVPVPKQGPAPEEAVSAAIAKIQTAKLPVLLVGMKGGRPEAVKQIRKLLAKTKLPFVETYQGAGTLSRELEDQYFGRIGLFRNQPGDLLLEQADVVLTIGYDPIEYDPKFWNVNGDRDIIHLDEIQADIDHAYQPELELLGDIAATVKQIEHDAVRFDMGSREREVLNELKQILSDSEKAPSDHKSGRVHPLQIVQELRSAIDDDVTVTCDIGSHAIWMSRYFRAYEPLKLMISNGMQTLGVALPWAIAATLVNPGEKVVSVSGDGGFLFSAMELETAVRLKSPIVHLVWNDSTYDMVAFQQMKKYNRTSCVDFGNIDIVKYAESFGATGLRVESPEQLADVLQKGLNTEGPVIIDIPVDYSDNVHLSSDMLPKQFKEKMKAKAL, encoded by the coding sequence TTGGCAAAAGCAACAAATGAACTAAAAACCTCTGGTAAAAATCGCGGGGCGGAGCTTGTTGTTGATTGCTTAGTGGAGCAAGGTGTCACACATGTTTTTGGCATTCCGGGTGCAAAAATTGATGCAGTATTTGATGCGTTAAAAGATAAAGGACCTGAACTGGTTTTATGCCGTCACGAACAGAACGCTGCGTTTATGGCAGCGGCTGTCGGAAGACTGACAGGAAAACCTGGCGTTTGTCTCGTTACTTCAGGCCCGGGGGCATCCAACTTGGCGACCGGCTTGTTAACGGCTAATACAGAAGGTGATCCGGTAGTTGCACTGGCGGGAAACGTGATTCGCGCAGACCGGTTAAAACGGACACACCAATCATTGGACAATGCGGCGCTATTTCAGCCGATCACAAAATACAGTGTAGAAGTACAGGAAACAGGGAATATACCAGAAGCGGTAACAAACGCCTTCAGGGCAGCGTCAGCAGGTCAGGCCGGCGCGGCTTTTGTGAGCTTTCCGCAGGATGTTGTGAATGAAATCACAACTGTGAAAAACGTACGCAGCGTGCCGGTGCCGAAACAAGGCCCTGCACCGGAAGAAGCGGTCAGTGCGGCTATCGCGAAAATCCAGACGGCGAAACTTCCCGTTCTGTTAGTCGGCATGAAAGGCGGAAGACCGGAGGCGGTAAAACAAATCCGCAAACTGCTTGCTAAAACAAAATTGCCTTTCGTGGAAACGTACCAAGGGGCCGGCACATTGTCCAGAGAACTGGAAGACCAATATTTCGGCCGGATCGGACTGTTCCGCAACCAGCCGGGCGATCTTCTGCTTGAACAGGCGGATGTCGTATTAACGATCGGTTACGATCCGATTGAATACGATCCGAAGTTCTGGAATGTAAACGGCGACCGTGATATTATCCATCTTGACGAAATTCAGGCCGATATCGATCATGCGTATCAGCCGGAATTAGAATTACTGGGCGATATCGCCGCAACGGTCAAACAAATTGAGCACGACGCGGTGAGATTTGATATGGGCAGCCGTGAACGTGAAGTGCTGAACGAATTAAAACAAATACTCTCTGACAGCGAGAAGGCTCCAAGCGACCATAAATCCGGCAGAGTGCATCCTCTGCAAATCGTCCAAGAACTGCGCAGCGCAATTGATGACGACGTAACCGTTACTTGTGACATCGGCTCTCACGCCATCTGGATGTCCCGTTACTTCCGCGCTTATGAGCCGCTGAAGCTGATGATCAGCAACGGCATGCAGACATTGGGCGTAGCGCTTCCTTGGGCGATTGCCGCCACATTGGTGAATCCGGGTGAAAAAGTCGTATCCGTTTCAGGAGACGGAGGATTCCTGTTCTCGGCAATGGAACTGGAAACGGCGGTCCGCTTAAAATCGCCGATCGTTCACCTTGTCTGGAATGACAGCACATATGATATGGTCGCATTCCAGCAAATGAAAAAATATAACCGTACATCATGCGTAGATTTCGGAAACATTGACATCGTAAAATATGCAGAAAGCTTCGGCGCCACCGGCTTGCGCGTTGAGTCACCGGAACAGCTGGCAGACGTGCTGCAAAAAGGCTTGAACACAGAGGGTCCTGTCATCATCGACATTCCTGTCGATTACAGTGACAACGTCCATTTATCAAGCGACATGCTTCCGAAGCAATTCAAAGAAAAAATGAAAGCAAAAGCTCTCTAG